In Pseudomonas putida, a genomic segment contains:
- a CDS encoding YecA family protein — protein MPNTQSPYTAFAALLSSNGHPVSPAELHGLLIGRSCAGAGFDADAWLADAAGALESEPQDNVRAALIGLQEMVKTELTGEDIAIVLLLPSDDAPLGERAIALGQWCQGFITGFGLNAGGKDLSTEAKEVLQDLVAISQVQDALEESEDGESDYMEVMEYLRVAPLLLYTELAAPVAPAPKPSLH, from the coding sequence ATGCCTAATACCCAATCGCCTTATACCGCCTTCGCCGCGTTGCTCTCGAGCAATGGTCACCCTGTTTCCCCTGCCGAGCTGCATGGCCTGCTGATCGGCCGCAGTTGCGCCGGTGCTGGCTTCGATGCCGACGCCTGGCTGGCCGATGCCGCCGGCGCGCTGGAGAGCGAGCCGCAGGACAACGTCCGCGCCGCCCTGATCGGCCTGCAGGAGATGGTCAAGACCGAACTGACCGGCGAAGACATCGCCATCGTCCTGCTGCTGCCGAGCGACGACGCTCCGCTGGGCGAGCGGGCCATCGCGCTGGGCCAGTGGTGCCAGGGCTTCATTACCGGCTTCGGGCTGAACGCCGGTGGCAAGGACCTGTCCACCGAAGCCAAGGAAGTGCTCCAGGACCTGGTCGCCATCTCCCAGGTGCAGGACGCGCTGGAAGAGTCCGAAGACGGCGAGAGCGACTACATGGAAGTCATGGAGTACCTGCGAGTCGCGCCGCTGCTGCTGTACACGGAGCTGGCCGCGCCGGTCGCGCCCGCGCCAAAACCATCGCTGCACTGA
- a CDS encoding cell division protein ZapA, with the protein MSSSNSVTVQILDKEYSIICPPEERNNLVGAARYLDGKMREIRSSGKVIGADRIAVMAALNITHELLHRQETPATPAGGATREQVRDLLERVDIALADDPGTKNS; encoded by the coding sequence ATGAGTTCAAGCAATAGCGTCACCGTGCAGATACTCGACAAGGAATACTCGATCATCTGCCCGCCGGAAGAGCGCAACAACCTGGTCGGCGCCGCGCGCTACCTCGATGGCAAGATGCGCGAGATCCGCAGCAGCGGCAAGGTGATCGGTGCCGACCGTATTGCCGTGATGGCCGCGCTGAACATCACCCACGAATTGCTGCACCGCCAGGAAACCCCGGCCACGCCAGCCGGCGGCGCCACCCGCGAGCAGGTTCGCGACCTGCTGGAACGGGTGGATATCGCATTAGCCGACGACCCGGGTACCAAAAACAGCTGA
- a CDS encoding flagellar basal body-associated protein FliL yields MKAWILMVLALMLPAVAAAEESKEGEPKVAYISLSPPFVGNYALDGGPKLRVYKADVALRVTGDAAAAAVKHHEPLIRNQLVALFAQQSVDNLSNVEAKEKLRQEALKQVQQVMEGEEGKPIVEDLLFNNLIVQ; encoded by the coding sequence GTGAAAGCGTGGATCTTGATGGTGCTGGCCCTGATGCTGCCGGCCGTGGCGGCGGCCGAAGAGAGCAAGGAAGGCGAGCCGAAGGTGGCCTACATCAGCCTGAGCCCACCCTTCGTGGGCAACTATGCCCTTGACGGCGGCCCCAAGCTGCGCGTGTACAAGGCCGACGTGGCCCTGCGCGTGACCGGCGATGCCGCCGCCGCCGCGGTCAAGCACCACGAGCCGTTGATTCGCAACCAGCTGGTGGCGCTGTTCGCCCAGCAGAGCGTGGATAACCTGAGCAATGTTGAGGCCAAGGAAAAACTGCGCCAGGAAGCTTTGAAGCAGGTGCAGCAGGTGATGGAAGGCGAAGAGGGCAAGCCGATCGTCGAGGATTTGTTGTTCAACAACCTGATTGTGCAGTGA
- a CDS encoding EVE domain-containing protein, which produces MAYWLMKSEPDELSIEGLGRLGEARWDGVRNYQARNFLRGMSVGDEFFFYHSSCPQPGIAGVAKIIRAAYPDPTALDPQSHYFDAKASSEKNPWSAVDVAHVKTFGQVLGLGLLKQQSALEELPLVQKGSRLSVMPVTAEQWAAIVALAR; this is translated from the coding sequence ATGGCCTATTGGCTGATGAAATCCGAGCCAGACGAGCTCTCGATCGAAGGATTGGGCCGTCTGGGCGAAGCCCGCTGGGATGGCGTGCGCAACTATCAGGCACGTAACTTCCTGAGGGGCATGAGCGTAGGCGATGAATTCTTCTTCTACCACTCAAGCTGCCCACAGCCGGGCATTGCAGGCGTGGCCAAGATCATTCGGGCAGCGTACCCCGACCCTACTGCGCTGGACCCTCAGAGCCATTACTTCGACGCCAAGGCCAGCAGCGAAAAAAATCCCTGGAGTGCCGTGGACGTGGCCCACGTGAAGACCTTCGGCCAAGTGCTGGGGTTGGGTTTGCTGAAGCAGCAGAGCGCACTGGAGGAATTACCGCTGGTTCAGAAAGGCAGCCGGTTGTCGGTGATGCCGGTGACGGCTGAGCAATGGGCTGCGATCGTGGCGCTGGCGCGCTGA
- a CDS encoding NADPH:quinone oxidoreductase family protein, with the protein MKAVLCKTLGPARDLVLEEAASPQPKINEVLLDVQAAGVNFPDTLIIEGKYQFKPPMPFSPGGEAAGVIAAVGDKAGPFKVGDRVMALTGWGAFAEQVAVPGYNVLPIPATMDFTTAAAFSMTYGTSMHALRQRAQLQPGETLLVLGASGGVGLAAVEIGKAMGARVIAAASNADKLAVAKAAGADELIDYSQASLKDEIKRLTGGQGADVIFDPVGGDLFDQAVRGLAWNGRLLVVGFASGSIPQMAANLVLLKGAAVMGVFWGSFAQRQPEDNAANFQQLFAWHAGGKLKPLVSQTYPLAEAGAAIEALAQRRAVGKLVVLVR; encoded by the coding sequence ATGAAAGCTGTGTTGTGCAAAACCCTCGGTCCGGCTCGCGACCTGGTGCTCGAAGAAGCCGCCAGCCCGCAGCCGAAGATCAACGAAGTGCTGCTCGACGTGCAGGCCGCAGGGGTCAACTTCCCCGACACCCTGATCATCGAAGGCAAATACCAGTTCAAGCCGCCCATGCCGTTCTCGCCTGGCGGCGAAGCAGCCGGAGTGATAGCGGCGGTGGGCGACAAGGCAGGGCCGTTCAAGGTCGGTGACCGGGTGATGGCCCTGACCGGCTGGGGTGCGTTCGCCGAGCAGGTGGCAGTACCTGGCTACAACGTGCTGCCGATCCCCGCGACCATGGACTTCACCACCGCTGCTGCCTTCTCCATGACCTACGGCACCTCGATGCATGCACTGCGCCAGCGCGCGCAATTGCAGCCGGGCGAGACCTTGCTGGTGCTGGGTGCATCCGGTGGCGTGGGCCTGGCGGCGGTGGAGATCGGCAAGGCCATGGGCGCGCGGGTGATCGCCGCGGCCAGCAATGCCGACAAGCTGGCGGTGGCCAAGGCCGCCGGGGCCGATGAGTTGATCGACTACAGCCAGGCGAGCCTCAAGGATGAAATCAAGCGGCTGACCGGCGGCCAGGGCGCTGACGTGATCTTCGATCCGGTCGGCGGTGACTTGTTCGACCAGGCCGTGCGCGGGCTGGCCTGGAATGGCCGGTTGTTGGTGGTGGGTTTCGCCAGTGGCAGCATCCCGCAAATGGCGGCGAACCTGGTGTTGCTCAAGGGCGCTGCGGTGATGGGCGTGTTCTGGGGCTCGTTCGCCCAGCGTCAGCCCGAGGATAACGCGGCGAACTTCCAGCAGCTGTTCGCCTGGCATGCCGGGGGGAAACTCAAGCCGCTGGTGTCGCAGACTTATCCACTGGCCGAGGCCGGCGCGGCGATCGAAGCACTTGCGCAGCGGCGGGCTGTGGGTAAGTTGGTGGTGCTAGTCAGATAA
- the ubiH gene encoding 2-octaprenyl-6-methoxyphenyl hydroxylase: MSRVNLAIIGGGLVGASLALALQAGAKARGWKILLIEPFAPGDSFQPSYDARSSALSFGTQQIYQHLGLWQAIGRRAEPIRQIHVSDRGRFGATRLDALEEGVPALGYVVENAWLGQCLWQGLDSEVVSWRCPAEVGAMQAIEGGYRLQLDDDTHLECDLAVLADGGRSGLREQLGIHVRRTPYEQSALIANITPGEAHCGQAFERFTEQGPMALLPLPDNRCALVWTRQGMDAQRLAEIDERAFLRELQAAFGYRLGALRQVGARHLYPLALVEAEEQVRPHLVVLGNAAHSLHPIAGQGFNLSLRDVQALAEALLAGPQQPGDLATLQAYQQRQRLDQSLTIGFSDQVTRLFGSGQPLLAAGRNIGLLGLDLLPPAKSWFARQAMGLGTRPDARGRA, encoded by the coding sequence ATGAGCCGGGTCAACCTGGCGATCATCGGCGGCGGGCTGGTCGGTGCGAGCCTGGCCCTGGCCCTGCAGGCCGGGGCCAAGGCGCGTGGCTGGAAGATCCTGTTGATCGAGCCGTTCGCCCCCGGCGACAGCTTCCAGCCCAGCTACGATGCGCGTTCGTCGGCGTTGTCCTTCGGCACCCAGCAGATCTACCAGCACCTGGGCCTGTGGCAAGCCATTGGCCGCCGCGCCGAGCCGATCCGCCAGATCCACGTGTCCGATCGCGGTCGTTTCGGCGCCACGCGCCTGGATGCCCTGGAAGAGGGCGTGCCGGCGCTGGGCTACGTGGTCGAGAACGCCTGGCTCGGGCAATGCCTGTGGCAGGGCCTGGACAGCGAAGTGGTGAGCTGGCGTTGCCCGGCCGAGGTCGGGGCGATGCAAGCCATCGAGGGGGGCTACCGACTGCAACTCGATGACGATACCCACCTGGAGTGCGACCTGGCGGTGCTGGCCGACGGTGGCCGCTCGGGCCTGCGCGAGCAGCTGGGCATCCACGTGCGCCGCACACCTTACGAGCAAAGCGCGCTGATTGCCAACATCACGCCGGGCGAGGCCCATTGCGGCCAGGCCTTCGAGCGCTTCACGGAGCAGGGCCCGATGGCCTTGCTGCCATTGCCCGACAACCGCTGCGCGTTGGTCTGGACCCGCCAGGGGATGGACGCCCAGCGCCTGGCCGAGATCGACGAGCGGGCATTCCTGCGTGAGCTGCAAGCGGCCTTCGGCTACCGCCTGGGGGCGTTGCGCCAGGTCGGTGCGCGGCACCTCTACCCACTGGCGCTGGTCGAGGCCGAGGAGCAGGTACGCCCGCACCTGGTGGTGCTGGGCAATGCGGCGCACAGCCTGCATCCCATCGCCGGCCAGGGGTTCAATCTGTCGCTGCGCGACGTGCAGGCGCTGGCCGAGGCCTTGCTGGCCGGCCCGCAGCAGCCTGGCGACCTGGCGACCTTGCAGGCCTACCAGCAGCGCCAGCGCTTGGACCAGTCGCTGACCATCGGCTTCTCCGACCAGGTCACCCGGCTGTTCGGCAGTGGCCAGCCGCTGTTGGCAGCAGGGCGCAACATCGGCCTGCTCGGGCTCGACCTGCTGCCGCCGGCCAAAAGCTGGTTCGCCCGCCAGGCCATGGGCCTGGGCACCCGCCCCGATGCGCGGGGCAGGGCATGA
- a CDS encoding TIGR02449 family protein translates to MSRFELLIERVEQLKRQNALLLAQEKSWREERAHLIEKNEIARRKVESMILRLKALEQDS, encoded by the coding sequence ATGAGCCGATTCGAGTTGCTGATCGAACGCGTCGAGCAACTTAAACGGCAAAATGCACTCCTACTAGCTCAGGAAAAATCCTGGCGCGAGGAGCGCGCCCACCTCATCGAAAAGAACGAGATCGCGAGGCGCAAGGTCGAGTCGATGATTTTACGCCTCAAGGCCCTGGAGCAAGACTCATGA
- a CDS encoding gamma-glutamylcyclotransferase: protein MSAIESLSFEVTYPPALDFGLQHTREQLLDSMQLTMSRHEGGPVWLFAYGSLIWRPECNSVERRRARVHGYHRGLYLWSHEHRGTPEIPGLVFGLDRGGSCSGFAYRLDDSDLENSLLALWQREMPYPAYRPHWLSCKLDDGSRVQALGFVLERHLPCYAGNLPDSLLSQILASAKGRYGTTRDYVEQTLNALRSHQMPDRNLEARFRRCHNLREV from the coding sequence ATGTCGGCAATTGAAAGTCTTTCCTTCGAAGTTACCTATCCACCCGCGCTCGACTTTGGCTTGCAACACACGCGCGAGCAACTGTTGGATTCGATGCAGCTGACCATGTCGCGTCATGAGGGCGGGCCGGTCTGGTTGTTTGCCTATGGCTCGTTGATCTGGCGGCCGGAGTGCAACTCGGTCGAGCGTCGGCGCGCACGTGTGCATGGTTATCACCGTGGGTTGTACCTGTGGTCGCACGAGCACCGCGGCACGCCGGAGATCCCGGGCCTGGTGTTCGGCCTCGACCGCGGCGGTTCTTGCAGCGGCTTTGCCTACCGGCTGGATGACAGCGACCTCGAAAATTCGCTGCTGGCGTTGTGGCAGCGGGAGATGCCATACCCGGCCTACCGTCCGCATTGGTTGAGTTGCAAACTGGATGATGGCAGCCGCGTGCAGGCCCTGGGCTTCGTGCTGGAGCGCCATCTGCCGTGCTATGCGGGCAACCTGCCTGACAGCCTGTTGAGCCAGATCCTGGCCAGTGCCAAGGGGCGCTATGGCACCACCCGCGATTACGTGGAGCAGACGCTCAATGCGCTGCGCAGCCACCAGATGCCGGACCGCAACCTGGAGGCGCGCTTCAGGCGCTGCCATAACCTGCGCGAGGTCTGA
- the pepP gene encoding Xaa-Pro aminopeptidase gives MSHIPKAEYARRRKALMAQMVPNSIAILPAAAVAIRNRDVEHVYRQDSDFQYLSGFPEPEAVIALIPGREHGEYVLFCRERNAEREQWDGLRAGQEGAIRDFGADDAFPITDIDEILPGLIEGRERVYSAMGSNPEFDRRLMDWINVIRSKARLGAQPPNEFVALDHLLHDMRLYKSAAEVKVMRAAAQISARAHVRAMQACRAGLHEYSLEAELDYEFRKGGAKMPAYGSIVAAGRNGCILHYQQNDATLKDGDLVLIDAGCEIDCYASDITRTFPVSGRFSPEQKAIYELVLKAQAAAFAEIAPGKHWNHAHEATVRVITEGLVELGLLKGEVQALIDSEAYRAFYMHRAGHWLGMDVHDVGEYKVGGQWRVLEPGMALTVEPGIYIAADNQAVAKKWRGIGIRIEDDVVVTRQGCEILTSGVPRTVAEIEALMQAARQDAA, from the coding sequence ATGAGCCACATACCCAAGGCCGAGTATGCCCGTCGGCGCAAGGCGCTGATGGCGCAGATGGTCCCCAACAGCATCGCTATCCTGCCGGCTGCCGCGGTTGCCATTCGCAACCGCGACGTAGAGCATGTCTATCGCCAGGACAGTGACTTCCAGTACCTCAGCGGCTTCCCCGAGCCCGAGGCGGTGATCGCGCTGATCCCGGGCCGCGAGCATGGCGAGTACGTGCTGTTCTGCCGTGAGCGCAATGCCGAGCGTGAGCAGTGGGATGGCTTGCGTGCCGGCCAGGAAGGCGCGATCCGCGACTTCGGTGCCGACGATGCCTTCCCCATCACCGACATCGACGAGATCCTCCCGGGCCTGATCGAAGGCCGCGAGCGGGTCTACAGCGCCATGGGCAGCAACCCCGAGTTCGACCGCCGGCTGATGGACTGGATCAACGTGATCCGGTCCAAGGCGCGCCTCGGTGCCCAGCCGCCGAACGAATTCGTTGCCCTGGATCATCTGCTGCACGACATGCGCCTGTATAAATCGGCGGCGGAAGTGAAAGTGATGCGGGCCGCCGCGCAGATTTCCGCACGGGCCCACGTGCGGGCCATGCAGGCCTGCCGGGCGGGGCTGCACGAATACAGCCTGGAAGCCGAGCTGGACTACGAGTTCCGCAAGGGCGGGGCGAAGATGCCGGCGTACGGCTCGATCGTCGCGGCCGGGCGCAACGGCTGCATCCTGCACTACCAGCAGAACGACGCCACGCTCAAGGACGGCGACCTGGTGCTGATCGATGCGGGCTGCGAGATCGACTGCTATGCCAGCGACATCACCCGCACCTTCCCGGTCAGCGGGCGCTTTTCGCCGGAACAGAAGGCCATCTACGAGCTGGTGCTCAAAGCCCAGGCCGCGGCCTTTGCCGAGATCGCGCCGGGCAAGCACTGGAACCACGCCCACGAGGCGACCGTGCGGGTCATCACCGAGGGCCTGGTGGAGCTGGGGCTGCTCAAGGGTGAGGTGCAGGCGTTGATCGACAGCGAGGCCTATCGGGCCTTCTACATGCACCGCGCCGGGCATTGGCTGGGCATGGACGTGCACGATGTCGGCGAGTACAAGGTCGGCGGCCAGTGGCGCGTGCTGGAACCGGGCATGGCGTTGACCGTTGAGCCCGGCATCTACATCGCTGCCGACAACCAGGCCGTGGCCAAGAAGTGGCGCGGCATCGGCATCAGGATCGAGGACGACGTGGTAGTGACCAGGCAAGGCTGTGAAATTCTGACCTCGGGCGTGCCGCGGACGGTGGCCGAGATCGAGGCACTGATGCAGGCTGCGCGCCAGGACGCCGCATGA
- a CDS encoding 5-formyltetrahydrofolate cyclo-ligase, producing the protein MTDTAPLTRPQLRRLLRNARRALTPAQQRRAAQGLYRQLAQHPLFRRARHIALYLPNDGEIDPRLLLREAQRRGKRTYLPVLHAWPRTRMVFQRFEQGEKLRRNRFRIPEPMIERKRQRPIWALDLILLPLVGFDEVGGRLGMGGGFYDRSLAYQARRKAWKKPLLLGLAHECQKVERLAQASWDVPLQGTVSDRGWYLATK; encoded by the coding sequence ATGACCGACACCGCGCCGCTCACCCGCCCTCAGCTTCGCCGCCTGCTCCGCAATGCCCGCCGCGCTCTCACGCCTGCCCAGCAACGCCGGGCCGCTCAGGGACTGTATCGCCAACTGGCGCAGCACCCGCTGTTCCGTCGCGCCCGGCACATTGCTCTGTACCTGCCCAATGACGGCGAAATCGACCCACGCCTGTTGCTGCGCGAGGCCCAACGCCGTGGCAAACGCACCTACCTGCCGGTGCTGCATGCCTGGCCGCGCACACGTATGGTGTTCCAGCGTTTCGAACAGGGCGAAAAACTGCGCCGCAACCGCTTCCGCATTCCCGAGCCAATGATCGAGCGCAAGCGCCAGCGGCCGATCTGGGCACTGGACCTGATCCTGCTGCCGCTGGTGGGCTTCGATGAAGTGGGGGGCCGACTGGGCATGGGCGGCGGCTTCTATGATCGCAGCCTGGCTTATCAGGCGCGGCGCAAGGCTTGGAAGAAACCGTTGCTGCTGGGGCTGGCCCATGAATGCCAGAAGGTCGAGCGGCTGGCGCAGGCCAGTTGGGACGTACCCCTGCAAGGCACGGTCTCGGACCGTGGCTGGTACCTGGCGACGAAGTGA